Proteins from a single region of Thunnus maccoyii chromosome 23, fThuMac1.1, whole genome shotgun sequence:
- the LOC121891008 gene encoding ecto-ADP-ribosyltransferase 5-like produces the protein MKRSNQIAGGGSLVVGVPVLIYCLTSGTIPLNMVPEAVDDMYHGCTEEMEKKVKSTYFNKENVETLKMVWEKCSKNKHPEDKALTINHMLAICVYTSRDIYNEFNQAVRTGKNIYGSTFPFHSLHYWLTTAIQILNRNQKKQGCQTTYRKTDKEFTGNVNDIIRLGAFASSSKRKDLKFFGNKTCFKIETCSGAYLKNYSWFPNEEEVLIPPYETFSITNITEGWGKFPDLEDCEKVFVLKSAGDKSNLNCKLAPK, from the exons ATGAAGCGTTCCAACCAAATCGCTGGAGGAGGATCACTTGTTGTAGGAGTCCCAGTCCTCATCTATTGTTTG ACCTCCGGCACAATTCCACTGAACATGGTTCCTGAAGCTGTTGATGACATGTACCACGGCTGCACCGAGGAAATGGAGAAGAAAGTTAAAAGCACATATTTCAACAAAGAGAATGTGGAAACATTGAAAATGGTCTgggaaaaatgttcaaaaaataaACACCCAGAGGATAAGGCTCTCACTATAAATCACATGCTGGCAATCTGTGTCTATACATCCAGAGACATTTATAATGAATTCAATCAAGCAGTGCGGACCGGTAAGAACATCTATGGCAGCACCTTCCCATTCCATTCTTTACATTACTGGCTGACTACTGCCATACAAATCCTGAatagaaaccaaaaaaaacaaggctGTCAGACTACTTATAGAAAAACCGATAAGGAATTCACTGGTAATGTTAACGACATAATACGGTTAGGTGCGTTTGCCTCCAGCTCTAAAAGAAAAGACCTTAAATTTTTTGGTAACAAGACCTGCTTTAAAATTGAGACCTGTTCAGGAGCTTACCTGAAGAATTATTCATGGTTTCCAAATGAGGAAGAGGTGCTTATCCCCCCCTATGAAACATTCAGCATAACCAACATTACTGAAGGTTGGGGTAAATTTCCAGATCTGGAGGATTGTGAGAAGGTCTTTGTTTTGAAGAGTGCAGGAGATAAAAGTAACCTAAACTGCAAACTTGCACCCAAATGA